Within Kutzneria chonburiensis, the genomic segment GAGCCGTCCGGCTTGGGCAGCGCCGAGCCGGGGCCGAACGGGGTCCGCGGGCCGCCGCTGGACGGACGGCGGATCGGGGCCGCGTCGGTGTTGCGCGGCATCGCGCCCAGCGCGCGGGGCCGGAACGGGGCCGGGTCGAACGGCTGCGGGCCGGCGCCGACACCGTTGCCGCCGCGCGGCCACGAGCTGCTCACCGTGCGCTTGGGCAGGCCGGCCGGGGTGGACGTGATCACCGGCGGCTTCGGCTGCTCGTTGGCCAGCAGCTCCGGGGCCAGGATCGGGGTGAACGGCACCGAGTCGGTTGAGGAGAACGACCGGGTCGTCGGCTCCTGGATCGGGGCGAAGCCGTCCAGGTCGTCGTACGGGTCCTCGCCGTCCGGGTCGAGCACCGGCTCGAACAGCGAGCGCGGCCGGGACACCGCCGCGATCGGGGCCGGCTCCGGCCGGGCCGGGCGGGTCGGCAGCGGCGACTCCGACTCGGCCGGCTCCGGCGGCGTCACGCTGCCGGGCGGGGTGAGGGCGCCCGGCGGGATCGGCTTGCCGAACTGGTTCGGGTCCAGCCGGATCGGCTCGGCCAGCGCCTCCAGCTGCACCTCGCCGTCCTCGGCCGCCTCAGGCTCCTGCTGGGCGTAGGCGTGGACCGGGTGGAACGCGTCGGCCAGCTTGGCGTCCGGCTGCGGCTCGTAGGCGTGGACCGGCTGGAAGGCGTCGACGTGCTCCGCCTCGTACGCCTCGACCGGGTGGAAGGGCTCCGCCTCGTAGGCGTGCTCCGGCTCGAAGGCGTGGGCCGGCTCGGACGGGGCCAGGCTGTGCCGCGGGGTCTGGTCCCGGTCGTCCTCGCGGTCCTCGTCCTGATCCTGGTCCTCGGCCAGTTCGCCGGCCAGCCGCCGCTCCTGCACGGCCTTCTCCGCCGCGGCGATCACCGACACCTTGACCGGGCCGGTCGTCTCGGCCGCGGCCTCCCGCTCCGACTCGGTCAGCTCCTCGTCGACGACGTCGTCGACCAGGGGCTCGTCCTCGAGATCGTCGGCCGGGACGTGGGCCAGCTGGCCGGTGGCCGGGGTGGCCGGGCCGACGTCGGCCAGCTCCATGTCCTCGTGGTCGTCACGGGCCGGCGGCAGGATGCTGGTCGTCTCGGCCGCGTTGGCCTCCCCGACGAGTCGGTTGATCGCGGCCGTCATCTCGGCCGGGCTCGGGTTGGGGATCGGCGGCGCGGCCGGGATCGGGGCGTGGATCTGAGTCGGCTGCTCGTCGGCCGGCGGCTGCGGCTGTTCGAGGGCGACGACGGGCTCGCGCTCCGGTTCCGGCTCGTGCTGGGCGACGGCCGGCTCGGGCTCGGGAGTCGGCTCCGGCTCGGCCGGGTGGTCGGCCGGCTGCTCGAATGCCGGGGCGGCGTCGTAGGACGGCGCGGGGCGGTCGAACGCCCCCACCGGCTCGAAGGTGGTCGGCGGCTCGGCGGACGGTCCAGGGCGGTCGAACGCCCCGAGCGGCTCGAAGCTGGTCGCCGGCTCGGCGGACGGTCCAGGACGGTCGAAGGTCGTCGGCGGCTCGGGCTCGTAGGCCTGGGCGTAGCCGAGATCCTGTTCGGGCTGGCCATAGCCCCGGTCCGGCTCAGGCTGGCCGTAGCCGCGGTCCGGCTCGGGCGTCGGTGCGACCAGCGTGCGCGGCGACTCCTGCTCCCGTTCCCAGGAGGGTCGCCGATCCGGGTCCCAGCCCAGGTCCGACGACGGGTGGTCGGCGACGATGCCGGTCCGCTCGACGTCGGTCTCCGCCGGCGTGGGCGGGGGCATGGCGTCGGCCCGCTTCGCCTTGGCCAGCTGGATCTCCAGCTGCCGGACCTGCTTGCGTAGCGGTCGTGTGAACAGGAAGTGGTCCAATCCTGCGCCGATCACGAACGCCAGCAGGCAGAGCAACCACACCTGCCCGAACACCCACATCACCGGACTACACCCTCCTAGTGCCTGCTGGCCCTTGCGGCAGGCTAACGGCCGCCGGCCCGTTCGGGGGCCTTGCTCGTTCAGGGCAGCATGACACTAACGGGTGACCAATTCAGTAGGTGCGGGCCACCATGTAGTCGGTCAGCGCGTCGAGGGCGTCCCGAGCCGGGCCCGCGGGCAGCACGAGCAGCGCCGTCCTGGCCTGATCGGCGTAACCGGCCAGCGTCTGCCGGGCCTGTTCGAGGCCGGCCGACTCGCGCAGCAGTTTCAGGGCCTCGTCCACCAGGTTGTCGTCGGCGATCGGGCCGGCCAGCAGCTCGCGCAGCCGGTCGCCCTGCGGGTCCGGGTCGGTCAGCGCGTACAGCATCGGCAGCGTGCGGACACCCTCGCGCAGATCCGTTCCGGGCGTCTTGCCCGATTCCGCGGCCGGGGAGGCGATGTCGATGATGTCGTCGGAAATCTGAAAGGCCTTGCCAATCGCATCGCCGTAAACGCTCAGCGCCCGCACCTGTTCGGGGGCCACGCCCGCGAACATGCCGCCGAACCGGCCGGCCGTGGCGATCAGCGAGCCCGTCTTCTCGTCGATCACCTTCAGGTAGTGCGCCACCGGGTCCTGGCCCTGCGCCGGGCCGATCGTCTCGCGCATCTGGCCGGTGACCAGCTGGCTGAACGTGCTGGCCATGATGTGGCCCGCCTCGGTGCCGAGGTCGGCCACCAGCTTTGAGGCGTGGGCGAACAGGAAGTCGCCGGTCAGGATGGCGATCGTGTTGTCCCAGCGGGCGTTGGCGCTGACCGCGCCGCGGCGCATCGTCGCTTCGTCCATCACGTCGTCGTGGTACAGCGTGGCCAGGTGGATCAGCTCCACCACCGCCGCCGCCTTCGTCACGTCTTCGCGGTCCGCGTCCCCGAACTGCGCCGCCAGCAGCGTGAACAGCGGACGGAAACGCTTGCCCCCCGCGTCCACCAGGTGCAGCGCCGTCTCCGTGACGAACTCCAGGTCGCTCTGCACCACCGACCGCAGCAGGTTCTCGACTCTGGTCAGGCCGATCCGCACCGCGTCGGCCAGCGCCGGATCGGCGAAGTCGAATCGAATGCCCCGCTCCGAGGCGGTATGCGTGTGCTGGTTGCCCGTCACGTGGATGTGTCCCCTACAGCGGCCCGGCTGCTGGCTGTTTCCCCAGCAGTAGTGTCACGTCCCCAGCAGCGTAATCGCCGCGAGATCGGTCGTGCCTGGGTAGTGGTGCGGAGAACTCCAGGATAGCTCCCACACGTCACCCCGCAGTCGCCCGATCACGGACCGTCGTCCCGCGATGCACCGTCGCAAACTACGATGCGTGCATGAATTCCGCCAATCGGTCACCCAACGTCACGAGAGTTGGGGTGTATGTGGACGCGTTCAACGTCTACTACCGGGCCAGGAAGGTCTGCGGCCGCGGCACCGCCGGCTGGCGATGGGTCGACCTTGCCGGCCTGGCGATGGATTTGATCAACCCCAGGATCTGGCCGAACCCGCAGTTGGCCCGCTTCGCCTACTGCACCGCTCCGCGCGACCGGGCCGGCGATCCGAGTTCGCTCGCCGACCAGCAGACGTACATCGGCGCCCTGCGGACACACACGCCGATCGCGGTGATCACCGATGGCAAGTACGTGCCGCGCCCCAAGACCGGCGTGCTGCTCGACCGGGACGGCAAGTCGCCGAGACGGGTCGTGTCACCCGGCGTCGCGGCCCTACCGACCTGGTTGTCGGCCGAGGAGGTGGCCGGCCCTGACGGACAGACCGAGCTACTCGTATCCGTGTCGACGTTCGAGGAGAAGGGCTCCGACGTGAACGTCGCCAGCCACCTGCTCATCGACGTGCTCACCGACCAGGTGGACGCCGCCATCGTGCTGTCCAACGACAGCGATCTTCGCTTTCCGCTCGAACAGGCGCGGCTGCACGTGCCCGTCGCCACCGTCAATCCTGGTGCCGGTGCGACTGCGAGCGACCTTCGCAGCGACTGTGACGACGGTGTCGGGCGGCACTGGTGGCGTCGGCTTCGGGCCGCTGATTACCAGAGCCATCAGCTACCTGATCGTGTTGGTGTGTTCGCCAAGCCTGCTGGGTGGTAGTAGTCTCTAGGTACCCAACCCGGTTCTCTCGCTTGCGAGGGGCCGGGTCTTTTTGCACCGTCGAGTTGGAACCGGAAGTACTCGACTGGCTGGAGAACCTGCCCGACGAGCAGTTCGGCGTCGCTGAGTTCTACATCGAGCTGTTGGCCGGCCAGGGTCCGTTACTCGGCGAGCCGTACCCCCGACAGCTCGACGGCGAGGTGCAGCGCGCCCGTCGTGCCATGAGATGGTGCATCGCGCAGCAGCACACGCCTGACGAGGACGACGGGAGCGGCACCGATGGCTGAGCGGAGCAACTGGCAGGAACTGCGCGAACGGCGCGTGGGCAAGCCAGGGGCCAAGGAAGGCTTCGCGGCCGCGCGGCTGGCCTACGAGCTCGGCAAGGACGTGCGCGAAAGGCGTGAGCAGCTGGGCTGGACCCAAGGCCAGCTGGCCACGGCAGCCGGCATGACACAGTCGGCGGTGGCTCGGTTCGAGGCCGGTGGGACGGTGCCGACGATTCCGGTGCTGGACCGACTGGCGCAAGCGCTCGGCGCCAAGCTCGTGGTCAAGCTCGCAGCCTGAAACAGAGGAAAAGGGGCGGCCCCGGTATCCGGCGCCGCCCCTTTCGGGTGGAACGCGGGCTCAGCTGAGGAAGCCGCCCTGGGCCCAGTCCAGGACGAAGCCGGGGACGAGGCCGAGCAGGAGGGTGATGAAGACGCCGAGGCCGATGGCGACGCTGGTGAAGGGGCCGGGCACGGTGACGGTGGGGCCGTCCTCGGCGGGCTCGCTGAAGTACATCAGGACGACGACGCGCAGGTAGAAGAACGCGGCGACGGCGCTGAAGACGAGGGCGATGACGACGAGGGGGGCCATGCCGTCGCGGAGCGCGGCGGAGAAGACCACGAACTTGCCGATGAAGCCGCTGGTGAGGGGGATGCCGGCCAGGGCGAGCAGCAAGAACGTGAAGACGGCGGCCAGCAAGGGCGAACGTTTGGCGAGACCGGCCCATTCGGACAGGTCGGAGGCCTCGACGCTGCCCCGCCGCACCAGGGAGATCACGCCGAAGGACGCGATCGTGGTGAAGCCGTAGGCCACCAGGTAGAACAAGGTGGACTGCAAGCCGTCGGTGTTCAGAGCGATGGCCCCGACCAGCAGGAAGCCGGCGTGGGCGACCGAGGAGTAGGCGATCATGCGCTTCACGTCGGTCTGGGTCAGACCGAAGATGGCGCCGATGGCCATGGACACGATGCAGATGGCCCACAGCACCCCACGCCACTCCCACTGCGTGGACTGGAACGCCACGGTGAGCACGCGCAGGATCCCGCCGAACGCGGCGACCTTGGTGCACGCCGCCATGTAGGCGGTGACCGGCGTCGGAGCGCCCTGGTAGACGTCGGGGGTCCAGGTGTGGAACGGACCGACGGCGGCCTTGAAGAGCAGGCCGACCACCAGCAGGCCGAGACCGCCGAACAGGAGCGTGTCGGAACGGTCGGTGCCGACGGCGGCGTTGGCGATGTCGGACAGCCGCACGGAACCGGCGTAGCCGTACAGCAACGCGGTGCCGTACAGGAAGAACGCCGACGCGAACGCCCCGAGCAGGAAGTACTTGACGGCGGCTTCCTGGGAGATGAGCCGACGCTTACGGGCCAGACCGCACATGAGGTACAGCGGGAGGCTGAGCACTTCCAGCGCGATGAACATGGTCAGCAGGTTGTTGGACGCGCTGAACACGAGCATGCCGCCGAGGGCGAACAGGAACAGCGGGAACGCCTCGGTCTGCAGCGCCCCCTCCGGGTCGACGGTCCGGTCGG encodes:
- a CDS encoding NYN domain-containing protein, with translation MNSANRSPNVTRVGVYVDAFNVYYRARKVCGRGTAGWRWVDLAGLAMDLINPRIWPNPQLARFAYCTAPRDRAGDPSSLADQQTYIGALRTHTPIAVITDGKYVPRPKTGVLLDRDGKSPRRVVSPGVAALPTWLSAEEVAGPDGQTELLVSVSTFEEKGSDVNVASHLLIDVLTDQVDAAIVLSNDSDLRFPLEQARLHVPVATVNPGAGATASDLRSDCDDGVGRHWWRRLRAADYQSHQLPDRVGVFAKPAGW
- a CDS encoding polyprenyl synthetase family protein yields the protein MTGNQHTHTASERGIRFDFADPALADAVRIGLTRVENLLRSVVQSDLEFVTETALHLVDAGGKRFRPLFTLLAAQFGDADREDVTKAAAVVELIHLATLYHDDVMDEATMRRGAVSANARWDNTIAILTGDFLFAHASKLVADLGTEAGHIMASTFSQLVTGQMRETIGPAQGQDPVAHYLKVIDEKTGSLIATAGRFGGMFAGVAPEQVRALSVYGDAIGKAFQISDDIIDIASPAAESGKTPGTDLREGVRTLPMLYALTDPDPQGDRLRELLAGPIADDNLVDEALKLLRESAGLEQARQTLAGYADQARTALLVLPAGPARDALDALTDYMVARTY
- the nuoN gene encoding NADH-quinone oxidoreductase subunit NuoN — its product is MLSTFLSQAQGQINPPDVSYAAIAPILIILGAACIGVLFEAFLAKEARWAAQVGLCVVAILAAGVALILFMNSDAAKGGVAGHTGVLTLANVISIDQPALFLWGTLLALGLLALLLLADRTVDPEGALQTEAFPLFLFALGGMLVFSASNNLLTMFIALEVLSLPLYLMCGLARKRRLISQEAAVKYFLLGAFASAFFLYGTALLYGYAGSVRLSDIANAAVGTDRSDTLLFGGLGLLVVGLLFKAAVGPFHTWTPDVYQGAPTPVTAYMAACTKVAAFGGILRVLTVAFQSTQWEWRGVLWAICIVSMAIGAIFGLTQTDVKRMIAYSSVAHAGFLLVGAIALNTDGLQSTLFYLVAYGFTTIASFGVISLVRRGSVEASDLSEWAGLAKRSPLLAAVFTFLLLALAGIPLTSGFIGKFVVFSAALRDGMAPLVVIALVFSAVAAFFYLRVVVLMYFSEPAEDGPTVTVPGPFTSVAIGLGVFITLLLGLVPGFVLDWAQGGFLS
- a CDS encoding helix-turn-helix domain-containing protein, producing MAERSNWQELRERRVGKPGAKEGFAAARLAYELGKDVRERREQLGWTQGQLATAAGMTQSAVARFEAGGTVPTIPVLDRLAQALGAKLVVKLAA